The window TCTCACCGAAAGTCTGTCAATCACAGCGCAAAATAGCTACTAGTGTAATTTACCAGTCGGCGTACAAATTACCAGAAAGGGTAACATTAAATAACAAAACAAGTTGCGAAGATAACAGAAATTTTAGTGTGAAAGTTTAGGCTTACGTTGGCACTTAACTTACAAGGAAACATATCATGAAATGCAAAATATGGCTCAGTCTTCCGCTTGCCGCTGGTCTTTGTGCATGCGGTGGTAGTAGTGACAACAATGAAGACAAATTACCAGAACTTAACGCCCTTAATAATAGCTCGGCTCCGTTAAAGGCGGCCTCTTCGGCTCAGTTTAGTCAGTTTATCAAAAACGGTATTTTCGTTGCCAGTGGTGGATTGAGTCATGGTGACGATTTGGAAAACCCCTCAACAACGGATAGTGCGCCTTATTCAGGTACTAATCAACTGGTTAATGGGGTGTCAGAGAGTGACCGAGTTAAGTTTGATGGTCGATATTTGTTTATTGCAGGCTCAACGGGTGTCGCATATCAAGACGCAGACAGCAAGACCTTTGTACGGATCTTGGACACCAATGCCAGCGATGTACCAACCCAAGTTAATCAATTAGCGGTGTCAGATTCTGAATTTGCCAGCCAAAATCTTTACCTTCAGGACAATCAGCTCATTAGCGTATTAATGGATCATGAGTATGATTTTGCTGATGATATGTCTGAACTAGATGTGCTCCCCGAGGTGAACTATCAAGGTGTGATTGAACTTGCTTTTAGTGATGTTGCCCTACCAGCGCAAGCTGAGGTGGAAAAGCGTTTTCAAATAGATGGTTCATTGGTGGGGAGTCGGTTGATTGGTGATAAACTTTACGTTATTGCAGATCATACGCTGAGCTATAGTGATTTTAATCCTAATGACAAAGTAGCAAGCTACAATCGCTTAATGGATACTAACATTAACGATTTATTACCCCAATTTAGAAATTTAAAGCAAGGAAGTGTAGCGCCACTGGTTGCCGCAGATGGCTGTTATTTGCCAGCAGATGCTACCGCGCAAGATGGATATAATGGCTTAACAACAGTGACTGAGATTGACATTCGCAATCCTGATGAGGTGAAAACAACTTGCGTCAGCACGCGCACCTTTGGTTTTTATATGTCTGCAACAGCAGTGTATCTTTACAATTACTCGTTTAATGGCAGTGATGGTGATGTCAACACATCAATCTGGGATCCATCAGGCATAGTATTACATAAGTTATTGTTAACGGACGAAGGGGTGACGTACCAAGCAACAGGTGAGGTGGAAGGTCAACTTGCTCGTGTCAGCGAGACGATGGCTGCGACTCGATTTGATGAAAAAGATGGCGTTCTGCGCGTAGTAACGAGTCAGTATGATACAGATATCGGTAATAGCCATAAGTTGTATATGCTCAAACCAGAAGGGAATGAACTCAACACTGTGGCGACGCTACCAAATAGCCAAAATCCAACCCCTATTGGCAAGGTTAATCCGGATACGGGGCTTGTGGATGAAGATATTTATGCGGTTAGATATTTTAACGATACAGCTTATATCGTGACCTTTAGACAAATAGATCCTCTCTACGTTCTGGACTTATCTGACGCATCACAGCCTAAAATCGCGGGAAGTTTAGAGATCCCCGGTTTCTCTTCTTATTTGCACCCTGTTGGTGACGGTTTGCTTCTTGGGGTAGGTCAGCACCTTGGAGACCCTGATGGAAACGTGAAGCCCGGCACCAAAGTGAGTTTGTTTGATGTTGCAAATCCTGCTGAACCCAAGCTATTAAAAGATCATACATTTGCAGGGGGGTTTACACCGCTGGAATATGATTATCGCGCTTTGGCCATGCTAAAAGACAATGCCTCAGTAACTCGGTTCACTTTGCCGATTGTTTACTGGAATACAGAGCAAGTGAATGAAAGTAGTTATAACTGGTATAGCCAAAACTATCTCGCCGCATTTGAAATTATCCACGGTGTGGACTCAACACTCAGTTATCGCGGGTGTAGCCGTGCCGAGGTAGCAACGCCCATAGAGAGTGACAAAGCACTCGGGTATACCGAAGCAGATAGAGGGCTTATTCAGGCTGATAAACTGCTTTATATCCATGGCAACTACGTGTGGCAGAGTAATTGGCAAACGCCTGCTGACAACAGTGGACCACATTAACCTAACTCCCTTTGAATATTAGGTTGTTGTACACTGTTTTGTTGCCAAGCGGTGAACTGTAGCACTGCTTACCACAGCTTCAGAGTTAACGTTACTTTTGCTGAGTCTGTATCAGCGAAACAGTGATTTTGGCCCCGCCCAGCGCGGGGCTTTTTTGAATTACAATGGTACCGCCAAAACGAGTGACTATACGTTGCACAAAGGCTAAGCCAATACCATACCCTGATTGTAATTGAGAACTGTCGCGATAAAATGGTAGTAACACTTTGTCTCGAACCTCGTTACTTATACCTATCCCGTCGTCTTCAATAATAAGCTTAACCTTGTCATTATCGACTCGGGTTTCTAGTGATATTTTAGCGTTGGCATATTTTATCGCGTTAGATAGTAAGTTATTGATTAACATGCGTAAGTACTGACCTTCACCGATTATCCAGCAAGGTTTTGACGAAAGTTTTAGTGTTAAGTCATGATGGTGGGCGTTATTGGCTAACAGGTGAGCCATCGCATTCAAGTCAACAGGCTGAAGTTCCACGTCGTCAAGGCGGTGCTGCAATCTTGCGTAATCTAAAATAGCATCAATCACTTGCTCCATTTCATCAAGGTTTTGGTTAATCCTATTTTCGTACTGTGCCCGCAGCTCATCATCATGAGTTTCAACCAGTGTGTCTAGCCCCATTCTTACCCTTGCAAGTGGCGTACGTAATTCATGAGAAAGTCCGCTGCTTAATAGCTTCATGTCAGTCATTAACCCGGCTATTTGTCGTGCCATTTGATTAAACGCTTGCTCAATATCCTTTAAGTACCATACCGTACCGACTTGCACGCGGGCGTTGAGTTCGCCCTTACCCAGCTGATGTGCGGCATTTTTGAGCTTTAACAGCCTAGCAATAAATGGGGTTAAAAAGGCGACGACAACAATCAGAACGATAGTGTAAAACAACAAGGTCATGAGCAGGCCATATTTAGTCTGGAATTGCTTCGGCATTGTCAAGATATATATATTATCTTGGCTTGTAAGTATGCAAGCGCTTACTGATGATTCGCTTTCGAGGTAAATAAGTCGCTGTTGTGAGAGTGTGCTGCTTAAGCTCGCAGGGAGTGGATAGTCGGCCCTTGGTATAAGTTGAGCGGTTATTGTTTGGTGCAGTGGAAGCGCAGTAATTTGTGACTCAGGTATGTTGTCTTTAGCCATTGCGGCAATAATTGGTGCGGTTGTGCTAAGTGGATCGTAATGCGCTTCATTACTCTCGGAGGATGCGGCGATAAGCTTATCAAACACCTGACCTGTGATAACGCTTGTAAGCGTTAAGATGGTCAGTAAAGCAAACACAAAGCGCCACATTACCACACGTCCTTCGCCAACTGATATCCTTTACCCCATACCGTTTTTATTTTAAATGGGTCTTGGCCATCGTCACCTAGCTTCTTTCTCAAGCGCGAAATACGCAAATCTATAGAGCGGTCAAACCCATCATAATCAAATCCTCTGAGTGCTTTAGTAAGCTCATCTCGGGTAACAATTTGTCCGGCTTTACTGGCAAGTACCCAAAGCGCATCAAACTCATTGCTGGATAAGTTAACTGGCTGCTTTGCAAGGGTAACGTTCCTATCTTCTTTATTAATGTAGAGTGTGCCAAACTCAAGTGTTGCTTTGGGCGCTTGGTGTTGAGGTTGATGACGCCTTAATAGCGCTTTGATACGAGTTTCTAATAACCGGCCTCTTACAGGTTTTTTGAGGTAGTCGTCAGCCCCCATTTCTAAGCCGATAATTTCGTCAATTTCCTCATCCCGTGCGGTGAGCATCAAAATTGGGGTGCTGAGCGACAGACGCAGTTGCTTGCAGACTTCAAAGCCATCTAAACTTGGCAGCATACCATCTAAAATCACCAAGTCGGGGGGAGAGGCTAAAACGTGCTCCAGCCCGTCTTGACCATCATGATATAGCCGCACTGAAAATCCTTTGGTAGATAGGTAATCACTCAGCCACTGGGCCAACTCTTTATCGTCTTCTATTAGGACTAACTCGGCTACCACAACTACTCCTAGAAAAGTCGCCAACGCACGGCGTTACTTTTTTGTTGTTTAAACACCCAAGCATATTGCAGAGCATAGCTTGCGAGAATATCCTTGTTATCTTCTAAGGTAATGAGCAAATCTTTCTCAACTAAAATCTCGCCTTGCCAACTCGCGGTTTTTTGCTGCTGCCAACAAACCAGCTCTTTTTCATCGGCATGGAGACAAAAGTTACCGGTCACAGAGGTTTGCCAGGTCACTGAGAGGTCGATAAAACATTGCTGACCTTGTTCGAGCGCAACACATTGCCCTGGTTTTACGGTCCATACGGGGACTTTAATTTCTTCTTTCGCTTGAGTTTGCATAGCGAGTAGGGCTAAGCCAAATAGTCGTTTTTTCATATTTAGCTCCTTAAAATACGTAGCTAAGTGACAGGCCAATGCTTTCACCGTGCTCAATTCTATCGTTAAAACTGACAATTGCTTTAGTGATAGGGCTATCCATAATACCTGATGCATATTTGGTGTAGCTGACGTGGCCATCGACTATCCAATTTTCTGTTAAAGCGCGTGAAAATCCGAGCTTTACCCCAAGATTAGCCCCACCTTTGGCATCGTAATCTTTAAATGGTGCGCCACCGTAGTAATAATCTAACATGGCTGAGTTTCGGTATTGTGCACCGACTGCGCTATAAAAGTGCCAGTTTTTGTATTGCCAAGGCTTAGAGATCCATAATGAAGCGTAGCGACCATCTGAATAATCTGAGTTAATCACTTTTGGTGCAACAATAGCTCTAATTTGTAAGCCAAATACATTCCCTGTAGCTCTTACCCCAAGATAAGACGAAGTGTTTAGCTCATAGCGAGTCCCGCCAAAACGGTAATTTATTCGCCCATGAGCGGTTGAGAGTAGGGCATCAAATTCCCAATTTTCTGTTTCATAAAACTGATAACCGAGTGCAAGTGCTGGGTCATACTTCTCAGCGCGGCCTGGAAACTCGACAAATAGACCATTACTAAAATAGTAGGCGCCATGTACAGTGGGCGAAAGCGAGGTCTCGGCATTATTGTAAATATCGCTGTTGTAATTGATCCCGTAACCAATGGCCAAATAGCCGTGACCTTCTTTTTTTGCGTCAGTGCTTTTGGCCTGCGCTGCACTTGCGGCCATAAGTGAGGCTGCAATCAATAAATGTGTTTTCATAGCAATTTCTATTAGTTATTAATTTGCTAGTTACTGTAGTGAGTGTAAGCGAGTATAGCTGTATCGACTTTCTGCAAGTTGTATCGAATTGTATCAAGCTTGTTCTGGCCTTCCATAATGGTCTGACATTATGCATGAAAATAAAGGAAGTCGTTACTGTTTGATACATTTTGAAAAAGTCAGAGACAGCATGGCGTACATACCTTAGTTATTGTTTTATCACTTAAACGAAACGAGGTATTTCTCATGAGAACACTAAAACTGGTCACATTATTGTGTGGTGGACTGTCGTTATTTGGCTGTAATGATAGTCAGTCGACGTCTAACCCTAAACCGAGCCCTGTCTCTCCTCCCGTAGCCGAAGTTGATTTTCAAGCGATGCTCGAACAAAGTGTTGAAGCGGGTATCCCTGGTATTGTGCTCTATATTGACTCGCCTACGCTTCAATTTTATGGTGCTGCAGGGTTAGCAGATAAAGAAAATACGATACCCATGACCACGGACGCTAGGATCCCAAATGGCAGTGCGGGTAAAAAAGTAACTGCGCTCTTAATGGCGATGTTGCATGAACAACAGTTATTAGATCTAGATGCACCGATAAGTGACTATTTGTCTCACGAACTTTTACAACAGATAGAAAACAGTGACGAAATGTATGTTCGGCAGTTACTCAATCATACGGCTGGATTATATGATTATCTCAATGATGCTAACGGTGAATTTTTTGCTGCAGTATTACAACAGCCAGACTTAATAAAAACGGACAGCTTTGCACTGCAGTTTGCTCTCAATCAAGACGCCAATTTCAAACCCGGAGCTGCGTGGAAATATTCTAATACTGGGTATTTATTGGCGGGCCTAATTATGGATAAAGTTTTGGGGGAGCATCACTCAAAGGCGATGCGTGAGTATATCTTTGAACCATTTGGCTTAAGTAGTATGAGTTATGGAGGGATCGAAAAGGCGTTTGGTGAAATTGCATCAGGGTACTTTGTTGATGATGAGGGCAATGAAATTAATACGCAACCTTACTATGCCAATATTGGTGTGGCTGATGCACCGATTGTATCGACGGCTAAGGATCTTGGTGACTTATTTAAAATCATGATAACGAGCCCAGATATTCCCGCTAATGTGCGTGAGCAATTGCTAGGAGAATCCGTATGGGTGGATACTGATGTCACCGGACAGCAATACAGCATGGGTATCTTTAGTGAGCACGTCGGAAATGAACCTGTTTATCATCATAACGGTGCTGAGATTGGGTATGCGACGTTAAATTGGTATCTGCCGTCAAAAAACATGGTTATGAGTGCAATTATTAATTGCCAAGGCTACAACCAATGCAATGCAGAGATTGACAAAATCTCAGATAAGTTACGCGATACACTTTTTGGTTTGTAAAGATAAGGGGCTACTCAGTGGTAGCCCCTCGGATCAATGCAGAAGTCTAAAACTGGTATTTTGCTCCAATAAACGCAAAACGGCCAACACCTGAGCCATAGGCGCTATCAAAATTACCTGTACCGCCGACGATGAACGGACCTTTTTCGTCGAACAGGTTATTCACACCACCATAAACAGAGAGAGTGCGGTTATCGCCTAGCTCCATGCTGTAGTTTACCGTTAAGCTATGAGTCGTTACTGATGGCAGTGCACCTTGCCATAGGGGCTCTGGATTGGCTATACAGGTTGTTTCGCCTGTTGCACAGCGTTCATTATTCTTCTCGATAGCAGCTTGCCAGTCTTCATATCTCGAACGGCTGGCTTCCACTGCACCTTTATATTTTGTGCTAAAGCGTACACGCCAGTCATTCTTATACCAAGTTAGTGAAATAGCGCCTTTGTCTTCAAAGATATCGGTGCTGAGGTAGCCTTCATAAAGGTCTTCGTATTGTCCATCAGGACCCGTACTGGTGATTGAGTATTCGATAACATGTGTCCAGTCTGCTTTCACCTTAAAGCTACCGTAGTCGCTAGCGTCATACACATATTCGAGTGCGATGTCGTAACCTTTAGTGCGGATCTCATCGGTATTAATGACACGTTGATTAACTTCATAAATCTGGCCTTCTTCATCGCGTTTAACATCACGACAAAACTCGTTACCGTCACCGAATTCCATTGATGATGCATAACAGAACTTAATGATGTCTTCGTTAGCAAGTGAGCTTACCGCATCATCAATTTGAATGTCGTAGTAATCTAGCGCAATTCTAAAATCCGGTGCAAAGGAAGGCGCTAAAGATAAGCCAATGGTGATAGTATCTGCGGTTTCCTCAAACAGCTCGCTATTTCCTGAATTAGGTGAGTAGCCGTTATTTTCGTCTTCAAAAGTACCTTCAGCGGCGATAGCGGCTTGTATTCCCGCATCTTTGCGGCAGTTGTCGTGGCCTGCATCTGTTGACGTCGCGGTAACACCATCACAGATATCATCAAAGCTATCATAGTCTCCACGAGGTGGTGACATTAGCTCTGTTATTGTTGGAGCTCTCATTGCTCGAGCCCAATTAGCACGAATAGAGTAGCCTTCGATTGGTTCGTAAATGAAACCTGCTTTGTAGCTTTGGATTAATCCCGTATTTGCCCAGCTGTAATCTGCAATACGTGCAGAGACCTCGGCGCTAAGTGACTTGGCCATCGGTGCGTCTTTTAATAGTGGCAGTGACAACTCACCGAAGATTTCACGAACACTCACATCGCCTTCAAATGTGGGCACATAGTTAAATGTTACGCCACCATTTGGCACGTTAGTTGATACGCTCTGCGTGTCTTTTCGATATTCAAAGCCAAATGCCGAGCCAACAGAGCCCGCTGGAAGTTCAAATAAATCACCAGTAATAAAGCCAGAAATAGTCACTTGGTCTATATCAGTCGTAATAGCGGGATTAGCGCGAATATAATCCGCCGCTTCAGGTGTGATCGAGCCTTCGCCGAAAAGGTTGATTGGTACACAGCCTTGGCTACGTGCTTGCTCATCTTTACACTGAACCGTACCATCATCAAGGCGTTCAGCATTTAGCGCTTGTTTGACTCGTGCAACGTAAATTTCGTTACTGCGGGTTTGCTCTTGCTTAAATTTGCCGTAGCCAACAGAAACGTCCCACTCCCAGTCATTCCAAATATAACCACGTAACCCACCCCAAGATCTGATAGTTGTTCTCTCATTACTAGTGATTATATTTCCCACTTCGGTGAATAGCCGATCCCACTTCACGCCTTTGGAGCTAGCCTCTGCACGAATTGCTTCTGGCATATAGGGGTTATCATACGGAATCCGACCCATACAGTCTGAGCCAAATTGACTGCTATTTGGATCATAGGTAACAATCGCATCACATTCATCCTCGCTTTCAGGCGACTTTACGTTGCGCGAGGTATTTCGGCTGTATTGCATTTGAAAGTAAGCTTCAGTACCCGAGTCAAACTCATACTCTGTTTTTACTGCCGCAGAGAGGTCTTTGTCCGGTACTCTCAACATAGTGAACTGGTTGATGTGGATACCATGGAGCTCTTCTTGCCAATCGTCGCGTAAGGTTGTGCCATCATACCAAAAACCTGAGTTTGGCTTAGTGCTACTTGACTCATCAAATACACCACCAGGGATAGAGTCGCTCAAACTAGTCCATTGTGATTTATCAATATCTTTCATGCAACGGTAAGCGCTTTTGGTATCTGGATCGTAGTTTGCTGTGAGCATTACATTGCACATACGATCATCATCATAATCCCAGCTATCTTGTTGCTGAGCACGTTTCCTGTCCCAGTAGCTCAATCCTTTTTCTTCGTCGTATGAGGTACTAATGAAAAGGTAGCCTCTGCCATCATGGTAAGTTGTGCCGTAGTCCGCACTTATTGTGTATTCCTGAGCGCCACCTTCGGTACTTTCACCGCCTCGGGCACTAAATGTTGCCCCTTCCTGGTCTTGTTGAGTAATAATATTAACGACACCTGCAATGGCATCGGAGCCATACGCTGCAGAAGCGCCTCCAGTGATAATTTCAACTCGCTCAACCATACCTTTAGGGATGGTTGATAGGCTGACATAGTTACCCGAATAGCTGTTGGATACGACTCTTCTTCCGTCGATCAAAGTCAGTGTTCGGCTAACACCCAATTCGCGCAAGTCGATAGTTGAAAGTCCGGTATTTTGCACACTGCTTTGCGAGTTACCATTACCGGTCCCCTCACTCACTTGGGGCATTTCTTCAAAAAGAATATCTGAAAGCGAACCTAAACCTGCATCATTTAGCGACTCGGCTCCCATTGTGGCGATAGGGGTTGACACTGAAAAGCTATCACGTTTGATGCGAGAACCGGTGACGACGATCTTTTCTAGTGATTTATCTTCATTTTGTGCTTTAACTACCGCATTATTTTGTTCAACTTGCTGACGGTCGATTTGTTGCTCTTCGGCAGTTGCCATATTGCTGCAGGCGAGCGCGATAGATAGGGCGAGTAATTTAATATTATTGTTAGGTGACACGGGAGTCCCTCTTTTTTAATTTCTGATTGTTGTTTATTTTTGGGGCTTGAAGAAAGAAGTACGTATCTTATTGTGCTGATTAAACTACAAAAAACTACGGCTTCTCATTTTACCCATTGTGACTATCGCTAATGTTCACGCAATAAATTCGACATCTATTCTTTGACGTTTTTATCTCTATTTAATATCTATTGAAAAATAAGCATTAAATTCAATTGTTTATATTGTTTTTTGAGGGTGGAAGTGAATTTCTATCATGATGTTTATCGCGTTAATTTTGTCTTTTGGTCGCTAATTTAGGTATGATTTACATCGTGTTTACTCATGGTTGGAAAAATGCAGCACAGCGCGACTTATCAGTTACTACATGTCAATATTGATCCGGTTGGACATATACTATCCAGTAAAGGACAGGTATGTTGCGTGCAACCAAAATTTATTGAAGTGCTGACGGTACTAGCGCGTGCTTATCCGAACGTTGTTGCGAGAGAAGAAATAATAAAAGAGGTTTGGGGAGGGAATCTATTTGTTGGAGAGAAAGCACTTACCAATGCCATTTGGCATCTTCGCAAAACTTTCAAAGCACTGAGTAGCGCCAGCGAAGATGGGAGTGACAAGGAAGATTACGAAATAATAGAAACGATAAGAAAGTCTGGATATAGATTAAAGATTGAACCCATTTTTATAGAAGCCTGCGATACACCCACTAAGCAAAGCTCGACTTTATCGACGCAAGCAGTTGGTGTTGTGGCAATATTATTGATTGTATTTATTGCCTTTCTTTATTTTCAAGTTTTCCAGCCTAAGCAACAACTTGAAGAAGTAACAGACTTTCCAGGTCGTGAGTTATTTCCTAGCACCTCTCCGGATGAACGATACTTGGCATTTGCATGGCGTAAGTTTGGGAGCCATGCAGGGTTATATTTAAAGAACTTACTGAAACCAGAAGCCCCTCTTAAGGCGCTAACTGATGGTCCTGAAAATGCATCCGTGTCAGTATGGAGCCGAGATAATCAAACCTTATTTTATATAGAGAAACATGCAGGGAAATGTACCATCAAGTCGTTACATGTAGTGACGGGTAAAAAGTCAAAAATAGCAAACTGTGTTGCAGACATAACAACCGTTTTAACTTATTCTGCAGAGAAAAACCTCCTTGGATTTATCGCCAAGCAGCCAGCTGGTAACCCAAAAGTAACCTTATTGAATTTAAATGATAAAACAGCAACTGAGTTGGGCTGTGAGTTAGATTGTCAGGGGAGTGAGCTTGAGAGCATAGCTCTTTCACCCGACGCCAAGCGAATAGTGATTAGTCGAAACCTACCCAATGGGCTTGAGAATTTATATTTAAAAAGTCTAGAGACTGGGAAGGAAATTACTCTACTAAGCGGGCATGACGATTTACGGGGAATAAGCTGGCATCCAACTGATGATTATTTAGTTGTATCCTCGATTGAACATGGTGCTCGTACGGCATATAAACTGGCGCTCGATGGTAAAGTGTTAGGGACGCTACCATTTGATGGCCTAAGTTACCCAAGCTTTAGTCGTTCTGGATATTTGTATTTTCATGATTGGAATATTAATACCTCCATTATGAAGCTTGACCTTAATGCGCAAGTTGCCAGTTCACCCTTTCCACTACTACAGTCACAAACTAGTTTTCGTTATCCCAGTTACTCATCGGTATCGGAGCGTTTACTTTTCGTGTCCAATCAATCAGGATTTGATGAAATCTGGGTTTCTAATTTGGAAGGTGATCAACGAAAACAGCTGACTGCGCTGGGACTACAGGCAATGCATCCTGCTTGGTCCCCGGATGGTACTAAAGCGATTTTCACGACAAAGTCACATAAAGGAAGTCAACTTCAACTTTTGGACATGGTTACTCAACAAGTGACACGGTTAGAAACAGGGCTTAAATATCACGGTAAACCCAGTTGGTCTCAAGATGGCAGCTCAATTTATATTTCTGATGGTAATAATGTATTTCGCGTTTTTGTTGATTCAAAAAGCGAACCAGTGAAGTTAACGGCGGGCACCACCGTAGTTGAACATAATGGGGTGTTGTATGTATATAAAAGCGAACCGCAAGAAATGTGGCGTATGGAGATTACAACTGGAGACAAAACGCTTTTATTTAAAAATGCACATTTGGCCTCAAGTGCAAGTTGGTCTGTTTCTGATTCAGGGCTCTATTATTTGTATGTTCAGCGTGGTGATTTTCGTATTAGCTATTTTGACTTTGCCAATAATGCGCACAAAGATATTATCCGAGTTCCAGAGCGCAGCTTTAGCCGAAGTCGCGGTCTTACATACATAGCAGAAAAACAATGGCTGCTATTTACCGGTTATGAAATCCCGCAAGTGGATATAAAACGAATCCAAATGTAGCACTAATAGTGACTTTTGGTTAAGTAACAAAATATAGGCATTTAGCCCTAATTTTAAGGACGTAAACAATGATTGAAGTTGGAAAAAAATTACCACATGCAGAGCTGAGCGAGCTCACCTCTGACGGTATGATTCATCATGAAGTAACGACACTTTTTTCAGGTAAGAAAGTTGTACTTTTCGCAGTTCCTGGTGCCTTTACACCAACTTGCTCAGCATCTCATTTACCTGGTTTTGTCGTGAATGCAGATAAGTTTGTTGAAAAAGGTGTTGATATTATCGCATGTATATCAGTAAACGATGCCTTCGTAATGAAAGCTTGGGGTGATGCACAAAATGCAGAAGCAATTATGATGCTTGGAGACGGCGATGCAAGCTTTACCAAGGCGTTGGGGCTCGAAATGGATACCGCAGCATTTGGCGGTGTGCGTTCGCAGCGTTACGCTATGATTATTGAAGATGGTGTTGTGACAAAGCTCAATGTAGAACAACCTAAGCAATTTGAAGTAAGTAAGGCTGAAGTCATTTTAGACGCGCTGTGATTGCAAAATTTAAAAGCTAGAGTCAAACAGCGAAGCAATCAGCCTGCAATCTGTAAATGATGCTTTAAAACTATATGCTCTAAGGTTGAA is drawn from Pseudoalteromonas sp. NC201 and contains these coding sequences:
- a CDS encoding beta-propeller domain-containing protein; this translates as MKCKIWLSLPLAAGLCACGGSSDNNEDKLPELNALNNSSAPLKAASSAQFSQFIKNGIFVASGGLSHGDDLENPSTTDSAPYSGTNQLVNGVSESDRVKFDGRYLFIAGSTGVAYQDADSKTFVRILDTNASDVPTQVNQLAVSDSEFASQNLYLQDNQLISVLMDHEYDFADDMSELDVLPEVNYQGVIELAFSDVALPAQAEVEKRFQIDGSLVGSRLIGDKLYVIADHTLSYSDFNPNDKVASYNRLMDTNINDLLPQFRNLKQGSVAPLVAADGCYLPADATAQDGYNGLTTVTEIDIRNPDEVKTTCVSTRTFGFYMSATAVYLYNYSFNGSDGDVNTSIWDPSGIVLHKLLLTDEGVTYQATGEVEGQLARVSETMAATRFDEKDGVLRVVTSQYDTDIGNSHKLYMLKPEGNELNTVATLPNSQNPTPIGKVNPDTGLVDEDIYAVRYFNDTAYIVTFRQIDPLYVLDLSDASQPKIAGSLEIPGFSSYLHPVGDGLLLGVGQHLGDPDGNVKPGTKVSLFDVANPAEPKLLKDHTFAGGFTPLEYDYRALAMLKDNASVTRFTLPIVYWNTEQVNESSYNWYSQNYLAAFEIIHGVDSTLSYRGCSRAEVATPIESDKALGYTEADRGLIQADKLLYIHGNYVWQSNWQTPADNSGPH
- a CDS encoding DUF3019 domain-containing protein, with translation MKKRLFGLALLAMQTQAKEEIKVPVWTVKPGQCVALEQGQQCFIDLSVTWQTSVTGNFCLHADEKELVCWQQQKTASWQGEILVEKDLLITLEDNKDILASYALQYAWVFKQQKSNAVRWRLF
- a CDS encoding sensor histidine kinase, translating into MWRFVFALLTILTLTSVITGQVFDKLIAASSESNEAHYDPLSTTAPIIAAMAKDNIPESQITALPLHQTITAQLIPRADYPLPASLSSTLSQQRLIYLESESSVSACILTSQDNIYILTMPKQFQTKYGLLMTLLFYTIVLIVVVAFLTPFIARLLKLKNAAHQLGKGELNARVQVGTVWYLKDIEQAFNQMARQIAGLMTDMKLLSSGLSHELRTPLARVRMGLDTLVETHDDELRAQYENRINQNLDEMEQVIDAILDYARLQHRLDDVELQPVDLNAMAHLLANNAHHHDLTLKLSSKPCWIIGEGQYLRMLINNLLSNAIKYANAKISLETRVDNDKVKLIIEDDGIGISNEVRDKVLLPFYRDSSQLQSGYGIGLAFVQRIVTRFGGTIVIQKSPALGGAKITVSLIQTQQK
- a CDS encoding response regulator transcription factor, giving the protein MVAELVLIEDDKELAQWLSDYLSTKGFSVRLYHDGQDGLEHVLASPPDLVILDGMLPSLDGFEVCKQLRLSLSTPILMLTARDEEIDEIIGLEMGADDYLKKPVRGRLLETRIKALLRRHQPQHQAPKATLEFGTLYINKEDRNVTLAKQPVNLSSNEFDALWVLASKAGQIVTRDELTKALRGFDYDGFDRSIDLRISRLRKKLGDDGQDPFKIKTVWGKGYQLAKDVW
- a CDS encoding serine hydrolase domain-containing protein gives rise to the protein MRTLKLVTLLCGGLSLFGCNDSQSTSNPKPSPVSPPVAEVDFQAMLEQSVEAGIPGIVLYIDSPTLQFYGAAGLADKENTIPMTTDARIPNGSAGKKVTALLMAMLHEQQLLDLDAPISDYLSHELLQQIENSDEMYVRQLLNHTAGLYDYLNDANGEFFAAVLQQPDLIKTDSFALQFALNQDANFKPGAAWKYSNTGYLLAGLIMDKVLGEHHSKAMREYIFEPFGLSSMSYGGIEKAFGEIASGYFVDDEGNEINTQPYYANIGVADAPIVSTAKDLGDLFKIMITSPDIPANVREQLLGESVWVDTDVTGQQYSMGIFSEHVGNEPVYHHNGAEIGYATLNWYLPSKNMVMSAIINCQGYNQCNAEIDKISDKLRDTLFGL
- a CDS encoding MipA/OmpV family protein; the encoded protein is MKTHLLIAASLMAASAAQAKSTDAKKEGHGYLAIGYGINYNSDIYNNAETSLSPTVHGAYYFSNGLFVEFPGRAEKYDPALALGYQFYETENWEFDALLSTAHGRINYRFGGTRYELNTSSYLGVRATGNVFGLQIRAIVAPKVINSDYSDGRYASLWISKPWQYKNWHFYSAVGAQYRNSAMLDYYYGGAPFKDYDAKGGANLGVKLGFSRALTENWIVDGHVSYTKYASGIMDSPITKAIVSFNDRIEHGESIGLSLSYVF